The genomic window AAATCTGGATAAAAATAATTCTTCCGGTCGAACTTGGAAAAGTCAGCTATTTCACAGTTTAAAGCAAGTCCCGCCTTTATGGCATACTCTACCGCCTTTTTATTTGCCACCGGAAGCACTCCGGGCATTCCAAGGCAAATGGGACAGCAGTGGGTATTGGGATCCCCGCCGAATTCCGTAGAACATCCGCAAAACACCTTGGACTTCGTAAAAAGCTCCACATGCACTTCAAGTCCTATGATCGTTTCGTAGTTCATGTCATCACCTCCAATTATATGCCGGGTTTATTTTTATGAAAATCGGTGGCCTGTTCGAAAGCATATGCGGCCCGCAGTATTGTGGGTTCATCAAAGGGCTTGCCAATGATCTGAAGGCCTATAGGCATTCCCTGCGAAAAGCCGCAGGGCAGGGATATGCCCGGGAGACCGGCCATGTTCACCGGTATGGTGCATACATCGTTCATATACATCTTTAAAGGATCATCGGTATTTTCCCCTATTTTAAAGGCTATCGTAGGTGCTATGGGTACCAGTATAAAATCATATTTCTTAAAGGCTTCATCAAAATCTCTTTTTACTAAAGTCCTTACCTTTTGAGCCTTGAGATAATATGCATCATAGTAGCCCGAACTCAAAGCATAGGTGCCCAGCATGATGCGTCGCTTTACCTCGGCTCCGAATCCCTCACTGCGGGTCTTTTTATAAAGGTCGATGAGGTCATCGTAGTCTTTTGCCCGGACACCGTAGCGGATACCGTCATAGCGGGCAAGGTTGGAACTGGCTTCGGCTGGAGCGATGATGTAATAAGCCCAGAGGGCGTACTCGGTGTGGGGCAGGGAAATCTCCTCAAAGGAAGCCCCCATCTTTTCGAAGATTTTGGCTGCCTCCAGAACTGCTTCACGAATCTCTGCATCAATTCCCTCACCCATATATTCTTTGGGGATGCCTATCTTCATACCCGTTACATCGGGCTTCAGGCTTTCGGTATAATCTGGTACCGGTATGTCTGCCGATGTAGAATCCAGTTTATCATGTCCCGCAATGGCATTTAACACAAGGGCACAATCGGTGACATCTTTCGTAATAGGGCCAATCTGATCCAGGGATGAGGCGTATGCTACAAGGCCAAAGCGAGAAACTCTGCCGTATGTGGGTTTCATCCCCACCACACCGCAGTATCCTGCAGGCTGACGTATGGACCCACCAGTATCGGAACCTATGGCAAAAATGCACTCATCCGCAGCCACCGCCGCTGCGGAACCACCGGAAGACCCTCCAGGCACCCGACTCGTGTCCCAGGGATTTCTGGTGGCAAAAAAAGCAGAGTTCTCGGTGGAGGACCCCATGGCAAATTCGTCCATGTTGGTCTTGCCCAGGAACACTACATCCCCGGTTTTTAGCCTTGCCGAAACGGTGGCATCGTAGGGCGGTATGAAATTTGCAAGGATTTTTGATGAACAGGTGGTCTTTAAATCCTTTGTACAGATATTGTCTTTTATGGCTGCCGGAATTCCGGTAAGGGGATTTGAAAAATCACCCTTTTTATCTACCTCGCGGCTCTTTAGCAGAGCTCTTTCCTCATCAAGGGTTATATAAGCCTTTATTTTATCGTCTACATTTTTTATCCTTTCAAAGAGCGCTTTTGTGAGCTCTTCCGAAGAAATTTCTTTTTTCTTCAAAAGCTCATGGGATTCATGGATGGTGAGCTTATGTAGTTCCAAAACCTTAACCTCCAATCTGCAAAGTTATTCCTCAATAATCCTGGGCACTCTGAAGAAGTTTTCATCCCTGTCGGGAGCATTTTTTAATGTTTCTTTCAGCGGAAGGCTTTCCCAAATTCTGTCTTCCCGGAAAACATTTTTAATGGGTATCACGTGGGCGGTGGGCTGCACTTGGCTGGTATCAAGTTCGTTGAGTTTCTCCATGTAATCCAGGATGGAATTCAATTTCTCCGTCATTTCGGCTTTTTCTTCTTCTGAAAGATAAAGCCTTGCAAGATTTGCCACATGCTCCACTGTTTCTTTTGTGATTCTCATGCTTTCACCTCTTTTAGCTATAATCTATACCGCCTGGCCTCGATATATTTTTTATCGAGGTCTTCCCGGTAATTTTCAGCTTCGGGATTGAAACTGTTTATGGCAACACCGGTTTTACCGGAGCTATGGATGTATTCCCCGTTTCCTATATAAATGCCTATATGAGAAGGACCCGGTGCATAAGTGCTGAAAAACACCGCATCACCTTTTTCAAGGTCTTCGCGCTTTTCTATTACCTCTCCCACCTCGAACTGCTGGTCCGCATCCCGGGGTAGCTTGTATCCGTTCATTAAAAAGAGTGTTTGTACAAAACCCGAACAGTCAAAACCGTAAGGGGTGGTGCCTCCCCAGAAATAGGGCAGGCCTATAAATCTTTTGCCGGTTTCGATAATGTTGTCATAGCTTCCCTTCGGAATTTCGCCGAAAGATGATATCACAAATCCCGCATTTTTGGACAGCAAACCTGCCTGTCCACCGGGTAAAGCCACAATATAATATCCGGCATTTTCCCCGACAAGTCTTAGCATGGTAGCCATCACCGCTCCGTTTATTGCTCTATAGTCCGTGACAGACAGGATCGGCGAAAAGCTTTCGGTAACCAGCACATGAGGGCTTTCCAGCCATTTGTGCCACTTCCGCTCATCCACCGCGTCCACATCCTTGGAGTGAATCCAGCCCTTGTATTCGTCAGACATTTCTATGTAATACCAGCTATCTTCTTCTTTAAGAATCCTGACGGGCTCCGAAAGCCTGGCCTGGGTAACCACACTTTCTCCCAGAATCTTATAGGGTTTTTCTCCCAGGTTGCAGAATTCCGGTTTTATAAATCCAAATTCCGCCCTGACCACTCTTCGACCCCCTTCTACTTTTAACTTTTATAATTTTATCATTTTGCGGCATTTTATACAACTGCGTGGAAAGATTATAGCAAGGAAAGATTATATGGAAAGGCTGATTTTTAAATCCTACAATGGATTGGATTCTCATGTTAGAATGATATTGAAATAGTAGGGAAAATATAGTTATAATAATATCAAATTAACAAAAATGATTTAGCAAGGAGCTGAAATAAGTTGACGAGAGTTTTTTCCGGAGTACAACCCACAGGCGATATTCATATAGGGAATTACCTGGGTGCTATGAAGCACTTTGTAGAACTACAGGATGAACATGAATGTTTTTTCTGCGTGGTGGACTTACATGCATTGACAGTCCCCCAGGATCCCGATGTCTTAAAGCAGAAAATAATAGAACTGACCGGCATTTATCTTGCTATAGGCCTTGACCCCAAAAGACCGTACTTTTTGCTCAATCCTATGTGCCTGCCCACAGTGAACTTGCATGGCTTTTGCAGTGCATCACATATTTTGGGGAATTAAATAGGATGACGCAATTCAAAGATAAAAGTGAAGGCAAGGAAAATGTATCTTGCGGCCTTTTTACCTATCCTACCCTCATGGCGGCGGACATATGCTCTATGACACCAACTATGTGCCCGTAGGCGCCGACCAGAAACAGCATCTGGAACTGACCAGAGATATCGCCCAGAGGTTCAACAACAGGTTTGGAGAAACTTTCGTGGTGCCTGAAGCCCTCATAAGCAATGTAGGCGCAAGGATTATGTCCCTCACTTACCCGGAAAAAAAAGATGAGCAAGAGTGCAGAAGATGAAATGGGGCGCATTTTACTTTTGGATACGCCGGAATTGGTAAAAAAGAAGATAATGAGGGCCGTTACCGATTCGGAAAGCAAAATATATTATGACCCTGATAAAAAGCCGGGTATAAGCAACCTTCTTACCCTCATGAGCGTCCAGACAGGTAAAAGTATTGAAGAAACTGTAAGAGAGTATGATGGGAAGGGTTACGGACAACTGAAAAAAGACCTGGTAGAAATCACGACAAATACTTTAAAACAAATACAGGATAAATATTATGGATTGTCCAGAGATGAGATTAAAAGGGTCCTTGCCGAGGGAGCTCAAAGGGCTGAGGCTATCGCTGCAAGGACTTTAAGAAAGGTTCAGGAAAAGATAGGTCTTCGCTTTTAATGCAATGATACACTTCGGTCATGCAAGGCATATCTTTACTATTTCCGCTAATTCGATGCTATCGGGTTTTACCTTGCACCTGTAAGCGAAAATATCCACCCCCGCCCGGGCGGCTGCTCTCAAAGCCTTTCCGAAGTCCTGGTCCATGGCATCGTTCGGGGAAAAAAATTTCGCATCCTCCCGCTGTATGACAAAAAATACGCCCGCTCCGAAGCCCTCTCGCTTTGCCTCTATAAGTTCCAGGAGGTGCTTTGTTCCCCTTTCAGTAGGGGCATCCGGAAAGCGGGCAATACTTTTTTCCACCAGGGTTACCCCTTTAATTCCATATAATATTTTATACCGCCTTTTTCTGCCTTATCATGAGTACCTTCCTTTTCTATTTCTACCGGAACTTTATTACTTGTACCAAGGCCTATGTCAAATCTACTTTTTTTAAATGTTACCCTCGGATCTCACAAAATCATATTCAAACAATTTATCGATGTCCTTTTTATTATGTTCAAATGTATTGATGCCTTGTTCTAAAAAAGCTTTCACCAGTTTATTCGGCAGTAAGGAATCTATTGAGACAAGCTTGCCGTCTTTATAAGCCATGATGATATCATATTTAAACTTTCTGAGAGGATTTTCCAATTCTCTCAATATTACCACAGTCCCCGGTGTTAGAAGCTCTTTTAACCTGCCGCTGTTGGGAACATGGACTTTGATGCTTTCTCCCTTAAGATTCACTTTAGCCACAAATCTGTTGAGCCTTTGTTCAAAAATAGCATGAACTTTTTTCCCAGGAATTATCATGAAATCAGCACTCCTGTTTTGATACAATAATTTTAATATTAATTACCGCCTCCTGTTTCCAGCTCAAGAGCAAAAGCCTCACTAAACGGGTGCTTTCGGCCATCTCCGGCAGTGGAATTGGCTTCTACGCCAAAATTATTCTTACGATAGAAAAAACCAGGAGCCTCTCCCGCCGGCGGTGGTCCTTATGAAATACGTGCGGTTGGGATTCACCATTATCTCAAAAGGGAAACCGAAGGCCGTCGGTTTTCCGTATATATCCAGCACATCCATGTCTCTTACATCGGGATAGGTTGTAAAAAATTTCTGGAGTATTTTTCCAAAAGGCTTTGCCAGTAAGTTTGCCGCAAGAAAAGCCAGTATTATATTTAGCAAAGATATATGATGAAAAAATATTAAAACCAGGATAAACACCAGGGAGAACAGGAAACTTGCGGCAGCCATGGATGTGCCGCAACGGGGATGTACAGCAAGATATGTTTCACCCCGGGCCATTCTGTAGTGACCCTCTCTGGCGGCATCCAGCACCTCATAAGGTGACGGTAGGTCAGGACCGGATATAGAAAAACCGTTGGAATACGCAAGACCCCCTATCCTCAATGGCCTGCCGTAGCGCTGTTCCAGGATATTTACCGTGGCATGCTCGAGACTATGGTTTTTCCTGATCCTTTTATCGGCAGCAATCTTCATTATCTGCCACGGGATTGTAAAAACGTTATAAAAGGAATTAAAAATAAGAACATAAGGGAGTAAAAATAAAATTCCTATACCAAAAAACACCATTACCGGAACAATAAGATATGGAAATATTACCAGTAGCATGACCAATAACAACAAAAAAGGCATAAATTTATCACCGTCTTTTATTTCATTTACAATTATAATTATAGCAGATTAACAATAGGATATAAATATACCTTGCTTTATATGATTATAGTAAAAAGCAGTGGAATATCATCCCAATTTAGTTTATAATTATTATAAGTTGAGAAAAATAACATAAGGGGGGAGAATCAAATGCTTATCAGGGGAATCATGGTTAAAAAGCAGGATGTGTCTTTCTTATCACAAGATGACACATTAAAGCAGGCTCTCACACGGTTGGAAGAAAAGGGTTATACTACTTTCCCCGTCCTTGACGGCAATAAATTTTCAGGTATCATAACCCGCAGAAAAATATTTGAGACCTTCTTTAAGGGAAACTTCTCCGATAGGGAAGAATTTTTGAACACCATGAGGGTCAAAGATATACAAAGGTACCCTTGCCCGCTTAACTTCCCTTATTGTAGAAAATGATGCTAATATAGTGGGCATGGCCACCTTTGACGCCGAAGTCATGAACCTCAAGTTTGTGGAATTGAAAGTGGATACCGGCAACATAAACGAGCTTAGAGAAAATCTAATGAAAAACGGATTTAAAGTGTGGGAAGGATAAATATGAAAGTAGTAACAGTAAAGTAATACTTAACGGAGGTAAGATTCCATGGAAACTTTTGACCTTATTAAACAGAGGCACAGTGTACGCTCTTATAAATCATACCCGGTGGAACAGGAGAAAATTGATAAAATTCTAGAAGCGGCAAGGTTAGCTCCTACTGCGGCAAACAGACAGGCTTTTAAAATCATGGTGATCCACACTGCCGGCAAGGAAGAGGAACTAAAAAAAATCTATAATAGAGACTGGTTTGTAAAAGCCCCTGTAATCATAGGGATTTTCTCCATTCCTGATAAAGCCTGGGTGAGAAGCGACGGCAAAAATTACGGTGATATCGATGCGGCTATCGTCATGGACCACATCATCCTGGCAGCTACCGACCTGGGCCTTGGAACTTGCTGGATAGGGGCATTTAACCCTATTGCCGTAAAAGAAGTTCTAAAACCGGAACCGGGATTAGAACCCATAGCCTTTACTCCCATAGGATATGCCGAAACCCACGAGTTTAAGAAGATAAGGAAAAACATGGATGAGCTTGTAATTATGAAATAAGAACGGTACGGCTTCACTAAACGGTGCTTTTGGCCATCTCCCGACAGAGGTTCCAATCTTTACACCGAAATTATTCTTATTTAAATTAATGGCGCTTGAAAGGTCTCATCTTAATCGTTGGCCTTCAAGCGCTTTTAAAATTAGCAAAGTCAATATAAAATCCTGGCAGAGAGCCATTATTTTAATTACTTTTTAAATTTTTCCGACAGGGGTATACCACCCAAACCTATGTTATCAGGATTGTTTTCTCTAATGATTTTCAAAAATTCTTCTGCTATCATATTATAGTATTTCCCCTGCCGGTATTCCCGCCGAGCTACGATAATATCCGGCTGATAACCTTTTTCGTAGATTATTTTTATCTTTTGAGGGATTTCCACAAAAGAACCTAACTCACTAAAATTCTCATCATAAAATACGAAGGTGGGTATTCTGGGTTTCCCTTCATATCTATATTTTTCAAGGAAATCCTCATGACCTTCCCTGGGAAGAATGGCGTATTTTATGTTCTTGTTTTCTTCGGCCATCTTTACGAGCGCCGGAACACTCACGACACAATCAGGACACCAGGTTTCCGCAAAAATCAGCACATTTATTTCCCTACCTATGCTCTTTATCCGCCCTTTTATGTCCTCTGAAAAATGAAGGTTATTATAGATTTCATGAAGTTTTAAATATGATTTTTCATCGGCGCCTTTTAAAAAATCACTATATATTACCCCTTTTTCAAACATTTCCTGAACATCCATCATGAATTCATCCTTCCTATTTCTTTTAAAATCATTATAATGTTTCTTAAAATAATTATATCATCCCTCAATAAAGCTTCCAAATACTTTTTTTCAATAATAATAGTTTCATTAAAGTTAAGCTTTTTCTCTTTTTGTTGACACCACAAAGAATCGGTGATATCATTATGATATCTAAATAATGGGGGTGGTGTATTTGCCCGATGTCTTAATTAGAAAAGTTCCTGAAGAAATCTTAAACAAACTTAAGGATAGAGCCAAATCCAAAAACACTTCCCTTCAGAAAGAAATTCTTTCGGTCCTGGAAGAAGCCGCAAATTACGATATCAATGAAACGGTGCGGGTATCTGAAAATATCAGAAAAAAACTGTCTTCCGAAAAGTTTTTTTCGAACTCTGTCGATCTAATCCGTGAGGATAGAGAGCGATGAAATATTATGTTATAGATAGTAGTGTTGTGATAAAATGGTATATTCCAGAAATTTTTTCTGAAAAAGCAGTAAACATATTATATCAGATACAGCAGGGACGCTTTAAGTTAATGGCGCCGGAACTCATCTTATCGGAGATAGGCAACGTATTATGGAAAAAAACAATAACAAATGAGATTTCATTTGACATGGCAAAAAAGATTATAGAAAATATAATCAAAACAAATCCGGTTAAAATCGTAAGTTCAAAAGACCTTATATCGTCTGCTTTTACAGTTGCTCATAATACAAAAAGGACAGTATATGACAGCATGTATCTTGCTCTGGCGTTAAAAGGGCGTACCCAACTTATCTCTGCTGATGAAAGACTTGTAAACTCATTAAAAGGCAGCCCTTTTGAAGAAAATATTTGTTTATTACAGTCTTTTAACGGTTAAGTTGATATTCTTGTGAATGGGGATAAAAATGGAGACTCGATTTGAAATACCTTCTTTCATAAAGGAAATCTGCAAAAAGCTAAATTCTGCAGGATTTAAAGCCTACGTGGTGGGTGGAGCACTGCGGGATATGCTGTTGGGTCGTGAAAACCCGGATTTTGACATCGCCACCAGTGCTCTGCCTCATGAGATAGCATCCGTTTTCCCCGATGCGATACCTTACGGAGATTTCGGGACTATGATGGTGTTGCGGAAAAAGAGTGACAGCGTCATTGAAACCAAAAATCAGGAATTGCAGAACCGCAAGGGCATCGAACCCGGGTACAAAAACCGCAAAAATCTAATCAAAATCGAGATTACCCCTTTCAGGAACGATGCTCCCGGCCGAAAGCCGGATTATGCTTTCGGCGGCACCATTTATACCGATCTGGCTCGCCGGGATTTTACCATAAATTCCATGGCCTACGACCCCGTTTCTGGGGAATTTTTAGATCCCTTCGACGGTCGGAAAGATTTACAATCTGGCATCATAAAATGCACGGGTTCCACCAGAAGAATCTGGGAGGACCCCCTGCGGGCCATGAGAGCCGCCCGCTTCCAGGCTCAGCTGGGGTTTTCCATCGATGCTTCCACCCTTTACGCGCTAAGAGCCGGGGCTCCCGGGCTCGCCGATATTTCCCGGGAAAGAATCCGGGACGAGTTATCCAAACTCATAACCGGAGACCATGCCTTTAATGGCCTTGTAACCCTCGTCGTAACAGGACTCATGGAACACATCATCCCTGAGCTCATGGAAGGCATGGGCATGATGCACTTCAACAAGCCGGTGGATGTGCTGGAACACAATCTCATAGCCTGCAGGATAATAAGGAATACGTTGCCCTTACGCCTTGCCGCCCTGCTCCACGATGTGGCAAAACCCCGCACTGCCATCCGGGGTGAAAAGGGGCTGGAATTCCCAAAACATCACATAAGCTCGGCTCAACTGGCCAATGAAATATTGGCAAATCTCCGTTTTGACAAAAAGATTATCAAAAAAGTGGTGCTTTTAATTAAGCACCACATGTTTCATTACACTCCCGACACCCCCATAGCCGATGCCCGCCGTCTCATATCAAAAGTAGGATGGGAAAACATCTACGACCTCATAGATTTAAGAGTGGCTGACAGGATAGCCAGCGGTTTTGAAGTGGCTGTGGGAAAAGGGCTTCGTAAACTTATAGAAGACCTGGAAATATTAAAAGATGAACACAGTGATTATAAAATAAAGGATCTGAATGTTACAGGCGAAGATATTATCAAAGAACTGGGCATCTCTCCGGGGCCGAAGGTGGGAGACATTTTAGAAAAACTACTGGAAGAAGTTATAAAAAATCCAACATTGAATAAAAAAAACACATTACTTTCTATGATAAAAGAGTGGCTATAACCCCATTTTCTTATAACAGGTCGCCATCATAATGCGAAAACTTTTTCTATAGAGTTCCTATTCCCTCAAACCATGAAGGCAATAGGAATTTTTTATTTTGTTGAAAGCTTTTGGAAGTTAGGGCATCTCCTGGAGCGCTCCACTTTGGGCCATGGTGTTATACCGGTCCATTCTTTTTATACTTTTTAAATTCTACTTATTTCGTCAAAATCCTTTTTATAAAAAAATTTTTGTATTAAACTTGATGGTAATTCTAACATTTCTATTGTATTTTCCCTATATCTTTACGGTAATGCATATCTTCAAAACTTATCTTCGATATAGCATTGTAAGCTTCCTGCCGGGCTTTGTCTTCTGTGTCCCCCAGAGCGGTAACACCCAGGACCCGTCCGCCGGCAGTAATGATCTTACCGTTTTTTTCTGCCGTGCCTGCATGAAATACCAGCGCTCCCTCTGCTTCCGCCTCCGATAGGCCTTCTATGACCTTGCCCTTTTCATATGGACCGGGATATCCTCCTGATGCCAGCACCACGCATACAGCTTTTTCTTCTTTCCACTCTATCATCACCTTTTCAAGGTTGCCGTCAATGCAGGCTTCCATTATATCAATAAGA from Biomaibacter acetigenes includes these protein-coding regions:
- a CDS encoding FitA-like ribbon-helix-helix domain-containing protein, with the translated sequence MPDVLIRKVPEEILNKLKDRAKSKNTSLQKEILSVLEEAANYDINETVRVSENIRKKLSSEKFFSNSVDLIREDRER
- the gatA gene encoding Asp-tRNA(Asn)/Glu-tRNA(Gln) amidotransferase subunit GatA; translation: MELHKLTIHESHELLKKKEISSEELTKALFERIKNVDDKIKAYITLDEERALLKSREVDKKGDFSNPLTGIPAAIKDNICTKDLKTTCSSKILANFIPPYDATVSARLKTGDVVFLGKTNMDEFAMGSSTENSAFFATRNPWDTSRVPGGSSGGSAAAVAADECIFAIGSDTGGSIRQPAGYCGVVGMKPTYGRVSRFGLVAYASSLDQIGPITKDVTDCALVLNAIAGHDKLDSTSADIPVPDYTESLKPDVTGMKIGIPKEYMGEGIDAEIREAVLEAAKIFEKMGASFEEISLPHTEYALWAYYIIAPAEASSNLARYDGIRYGVRAKDYDDLIDLYKKTRSEGFGAEVKRRIMLGTYALSSGYYDAYYLKAQKVRTLVKRDFDEAFKKYDFILVPIAPTIAFKIGENTDDPLKMYMNDVCTIPVNMAGLPGISLPCGFSQGMPIGLQIIGKPFDEPTILRAAYAFEQATDFHKNKPGI
- a CDS encoding CBS domain-containing protein, with the translated sequence MLIRGIMVKKQDVSFLSQDDTLKQALTRLEEKGYTTFPVLDGNKFSGIITRRKIFETFFKGNFSDREEFLNTMRVKDIQRYPCPLNFPYCRK
- the gatC gene encoding Asp-tRNA(Asn)/Glu-tRNA(Gln) amidotransferase subunit GatC yields the protein MRITKETVEHVANLARLYLSEEEKAEMTEKLNSILDYMEKLNELDTSQVQPTAHVIPIKNVFREDRIWESLPLKETLKNAPDRDENFFRVPRIIEE
- a CDS encoding type II toxin-antitoxin system VapC family toxin, yielding MKYYVIDSSVVIKWYIPEIFSEKAVNILYQIQQGRFKLMAPELILSEIGNVLWKKTITNEISFDMAKKIIENIIKTNPVKIVSSKDLISSAFTVAHNTKRTVYDSMYLALALKGRTQLISADERLVNSLKGSPFEENICLLQSFNG
- a CDS encoding DNA/RNA nuclease SfsA — translated: MLYGIKGVTLVEKSIARFPDAPTERGTKHLLELIEAKREGFGAGVFFVIQREDAKFFSPNDAMDQDFGKALRAAARAGVDIFAYRCKVKPDSIELAEIVKICLA
- a CDS encoding SH3 domain-containing C40 family peptidase; translation: MVRAEFGFIKPEFCNLGEKPYKILGESVVTQARLSEPVRILKEEDSWYYIEMSDEYKGWIHSKDVDAVDERKWHKWLESPHVLVTESFSPILSVTDYRAINGAVMATMLRLVGENAGYYIVALPGGQAGLLSKNAGFVISSFGEIPKGSYDNIIETGKRFIGLPYFWGGTTPYGFDCSGFVQTLFLMNGYKLPRDADQQFEVGEVIEKREDLEKGDAVFFSTYAPGPSHIGIYIGNGEYIHSSGKTGVAINSFNPEAENYREDLDKKYIEARRYRL
- a CDS encoding thioredoxin family protein codes for the protein MMDVQEMFEKGVIYSDFLKGADEKSYLKLHEIYNNLHFSEDIKGRIKSIGREINVLIFAETWCPDCVVSVPALVKMAEENKNIKYAILPREGHEDFLEKYRYEGKPRIPTFVFYDENFSELGSFVEIPQKIKIIYEKGYQPDIIVARREYRQGKYYNMIAEEFLKIIRENNPDNIGLGGIPLSEKFKK
- a CDS encoding nitroreductase family protein, which codes for METFDLIKQRHSVRSYKSYPVEQEKIDKILEAARLAPTAANRQAFKIMVIHTAGKEEELKKIYNRDWFVKAPVIIGIFSIPDKAWVRSDGKNYGDIDAAIVMDHIILAATDLGLGTCWIGAFNPIAVKEVLKPEPGLEPIAFTPIGYAETHEFKKIRKNMDELVIMK
- a CDS encoding DUF6391 domain-containing protein, translating into MKIAADKRIRKNHSLEHATVNILEQRYGRPLRIGGLAYSNGFSISGPDLPSPYEVLDAAREGHYRMARGETYLAVHPRCGTSMAAASFLFSLVFILVLIFFHHISLLNIILAFLAANLLAKPFGKILQKFFTTYPDVRDMDVLDIYGKPTAFGFPFEIMVNPNRTYFIRTTAGGRGSWFFLS
- a CDS encoding CCA tRNA nucleotidyltransferase, with product METRFEIPSFIKEICKKLNSAGFKAYVVGGALRDMLLGRENPDFDIATSALPHEIASVFPDAIPYGDFGTMMVLRKKSDSVIETKNQELQNRKGIEPGYKNRKNLIKIEITPFRNDAPGRKPDYAFGGTIYTDLARRDFTINSMAYDPVSGEFLDPFDGRKDLQSGIIKCTGSTRRIWEDPLRAMRAARFQAQLGFSIDASTLYALRAGAPGLADISRERIRDELSKLITGDHAFNGLVTLVVTGLMEHIIPELMEGMGMMHFNKPVDVLEHNLIACRIIRNTLPLRLAALLHDVAKPRTAIRGEKGLEFPKHHISSAQLANEILANLRFDKKIIKKVVLLIKHHMFHYTPDTPIADARRLISKVGWENIYDLIDLRVADRIASGFEVAVGKGLRKLIEDLEILKDEHSDYKIKDLNVTGEDIIKELGISPGPKVGDILEKLLEEVIKNPTLNKKNTLLSMIKEWL